The DNA region TACAGTGATTGCGGCGGCAACATTAACGGCGATGCCACACTCTGGGGTCGTGATTACCTTTAATAATCTGACTGGATTATCCATTAAACATGGCTTTATACACCAGTTCATTATTACAAACGTGGCGCACTTGTTGGCTTTGATTGCGGTACTTATTGCTTCAGCCTTTTTATATTAATAAAATAAATTTTTGAGGGAGTTGCCTTATGATAGTGCAACTCCTTTTGCTGTTTGTGGTATAATTAGGGGTGCAGGAAAAATAAATTGACATTGACCATCGGAGTAAGTACCATGTACAATGAATCAGAAATCAAGGAGATTGTGAATTATGGCAACGAAAAAAGTATCACTTGCTTGTTCAGTATGTGGCTCAAGAAATTACACGACAAATAGTAATGCCAATAACCGTACTGAGCGTTTAGAAGTGAAGAAATTCTGTAGACACTGTAATCAACATACAATACATAAGGAAACCAAATAGTCGGTATTGACTAATAGATGGTAGAGGGCGAGGGAAGTAGATGCAATTTTTAAAAGATGTATGGCATGAAATGCGATTGACTACATGGCCAAGTGGTGGCGAGTTGGTGCGCTACACTGGTATCGTATTATCAACTATTATCATGGTTGCCATTTTCCTAGGGATTATTGATACCTTAGCACAATGGGCTTTTGCATGGTTTATTAACTTATAATTGTAACTTGTTATGGCGCGCGCATGGGCGGTGTGTTATAATGGGCACGAATAAAGCGAAGAGAAAACCTTTCATGTGGGGAAGGTTTTTTAATTTGCCTAAAAGTTGATCGGTTATGAATGAATTAAGAGAAGGAGCATATCAATGGTAGAAGAAATCGAAATTGGTAAAGAATGGTATGTAATCCATACATACGCTGGATATGAAAATAAGGTCAAACAAAACTTGGAAATGCGTATTACTTCAATGGATATGGAAGAATATATTTACCGTGTAATCGTGCCTGAAGAAGAGCATGTAGAGAAAACAAAATCAGGTAAAGAAAAAATTGTTAAAATTAAAAACTTCCCAGGTTATGTATTAGTTGAGATGATCATGTCTGATGAAGCCTGGTTCGTTGTACGTAATACACCAGGTGTTACAGGGTTCTTAGGTTCTCACGGTCAAGGTTCAAAACCAACACCATTGTTACCTGATGAAGTACGTAATATCTTATCAAGCCTTGGTGAAGGTGGCCGTAACCGTAATATCTCATTCGATATCGATGAAGTGGTTAAGGTTATCGATGGTGCCTTTGATGGTATGGAAGGTCGCGTTCAAGAGATCGATGCAGAACATGGCAAGTTGAAACTGACTGTTGAAATGTTTGGACGTGAAACATTAGCAGAAGTAGACTATGACCAAGTAGACAAATTCTAATTTGCGATATTTTACAAATCATAGTTGAGGTAAAATAAGCCATAGTTAAATGAATAAATAGCGGGTAAAGATTCTTAAACAAAATCCTTACCCGCTATTTTTCTCTATTGATCAATATTCATTTTCTAATTGTTTATTTTTCATTCTTCCAGCGGTAAAGATACATGTATTTTAAAATATCGTACAATATATAACCGGAAATTACCGAATGCATAAAGGGGAATGTGTATAGTGAATAGAAACTACCATTAAAACGTAAAACGTTAGAATGTATGAACCATACAATGAATGTACTTGAAATAACTGAGAATACTGCGAACTTTTTTAATTGCACATTATCTTTGGTGTTCTCTTTCTTTAAAACAAAAAAATATTTTGTTATCGCTAAACTAACACAAAATAAACATAATGCAGAGAGTAGCCAGTTGCCAGTCATAATGATGAGTGCATTAGGGTGAATGACGTTAGCAAAAAGTATCATAATGGCCCATAAACCAAGGGCAAATTTTGCTTCATTTTTAACTTCTGTTTGATTGATTTTAGACAATTAGTCTCTCCATTACCGACCTTCTAAATTGTGACTTCGCTTTAGTGTGAATAAATATTACTTAATACAATTAATTTAAGTGGTTATATGTTTAATCCGCAACATCAAATGCTTCTATTGTTAAGCTCATTATAACAGGTTTATTGGTAGAAGAGGCGAATGGCAAACCGAAGATGCACAAAAAAATCAGTTGCTTTTATGGGCAACTGATTTTTTCTATATTATATATGTAGATTTTAATCGTTTAAATTCACGATGTCTGCATCTTCTGTATAAATAACGCGTTCGCATAGGTTTGTTGCATAATCACCGATACGTTCGATATCATGTAAAATGGCATTAATAGCTGAACCTGTTTGAACAGTTTCCGGTTGATTCTTCATAATCACTAAAATTTGATCGACAAGTTCTCTAAAAGCCTTGTCTACTTCGTCATCCATAGCAGCGATTTCTTTAGCGCGTTCAACGTTATGTTGGCTAAAGGCATCAATCGCTTGTCCAAGCATGTTTTTCGCTAACTCACCTACGGCAAAAACATCATCCATAACTGGATCAAATGGTGCTAAGTTTTCAACACGTAAAATACCTTTCGCTACGGATACTGCGTGGTCGGCTACGCGCTCTAGGTCAGAACTTGAAGCAAATACTGACAGAATCATACGAAGGTCTGTACCGATTGGTTGTTGACGAGCGATTATACGCATTACATAATATTCGATTTCTTTTTCTAGCTTGTTAATCTCAGCATCGCTTTCAATGACAGTTTGTGCGCCATTGTGGTCATTGGTTTTTAATGCTTGGAAAGATCGTTCTAACATAGCCGCCGTACCAAATCCAAGTTTTGCGTGCATACCCTCCAAAGTCTTTAGTTGGTCATCGTAAAATTTTCTTACTGGACGTTCCATCATTATCACTCCTTTGCAATGTACTTTTTCCTTATCAAGGATACAGTTTACCATATTTTGTCGGTCTTGTCATCTAGTAAATATTGTTAAATAGGTAATGTAACCCTTTACAAATCGTTTGCATCATTTACGTATAAAGTATAGCATATTTAAAAAAAACTCTTGCAATAACTAAAGATGTATGGTTAAATAGGTTATTGTGTGTAGACACATGTAGTGGGAGGAGGAATCTCAACTCCATTAAACCACAACGCGAAAAACAAGGAGGAATGTTTCGTGGCTAAAAAAGTACAACAAATCGTAAAATTACAAATTGAAGCTGGTAAAGCAAGTCCAGCTCCTCCAGTAGGTCCTGCATTAGGTCAAGCTGGTGTGAACATCATGGGATTCACTAAAGAATTCAATGCGCGTACACAAGATCAAATGGGTATGATTATCCCTGTAGTGATCACTGTATTCGAAGACCGTTCATTTACATTTATTACTAAAACACCACCAGCTGCAGTATTATTGAAAAAAGCTGCTGGCGTTGCTAAAGGTTCTGGCGAACCTAACAAAAATAAAGTCGCTACCGTAACTCGCGACCAAGTTCGTGAAATTGCAGAAACAAAAATGGAAGACTTGAACGCTGCAGATGTAGAAGCTGCTATGCGTATGGTTGAAGGTACTGCACGTTCAATGGGCTTTGAAGTAGAAGGCTAATTGTCACACTGTATTACAAGAAACCCATGCGCCACAAATCGATAGTGATTTGTGAGTGGGAGGATTATCCGCTAAAACCACATAGGAGGAACATATATAATGGCTAAACAAACTAAAAACCAAAAAGCTGTTTTCGAAAAAATCGAAAAAAATAAAAAATATGCTTTAACAGAAGCAATTGAATTATTAAAAGAAGTAGACTACGCTAAATTTGATGGATCAGTTGAAGTTGCATACCGTTTAGGTATCGACACTAAGAAAAATGACCAACAAATCCGTGGTGCTATGGTATTACCTAACGGTACTGGTAAAGACCAAACTGTATTGGTTTTTGCTAAAGGTGAAAAAGCACAAGAAGCTAAAGACGCTGGTGCTGACTACGTTGGTGACGACGAGTTCATCCAAAAAATCCAAGGTGGCTGGTTTGACTTCGACGTGATCGTTGCAACTCCAGACATGATGGGTCAAATTGGTCGTTTAGGTCGTGTATTAGGTCCTAAAGGCTTAATGCCAAACCCTAAAACTGGTACTGTAACACAAGATGTTACTAAAGCAGTTCAAGACATCAAAGCTGGTCAAGTTGCTTACCGTGCTGATAGCGCTGGTAACTTACACTTACCTGTTGGTAAAGTATCATTTACTGCAGATGCATTAGCTGAAAACGTAAAAGCTGTTCAAGAAATGGTATTACGCGTGAAACCTGCATCTTCTAAAGGTACATACATCAAAAACTTAGCAATTACATCTACTATGGGTCCTGGTATCCAAGTTGATGTTTCATCAATCTAAGATTAAATTAAAATAATACTTGACCCACTTATACTATTCTGTTAGTATAAGTGAGGTTATTTATATAGCTTACCGAAGACAGTTGGCGGCTTTGCCTTAATTTTGCCAACCGAGGGAGATACGTTGTTCACTACTAGATGGTGAACGTTATCCTCTATGTCTTCAGTGACATAGAGTTTTTTTATTTAAAAAACTCTAATAAAATCAGTGGAGGTGAAATATAAGTGAGTGAACAAGCAATTGCTAAAAAACAACAAGAAGTAAATGAAGTCGTTGAGAAAATGAACGCTGCAAATTCTTTAGTTGTGGTTGACTACTTAGGATTATCAGTAGCAGAAGTGACTGAATTACGTAAACAATTACGTGAAGCGGGCGTTGAGTTTAAAGTTATTAAAAACACAATCATGCGTCGTGCTTTAGATTCTCAAGAGTTAGAATACCATGAAGAAGTTTTCCAAGGCCCTACAGCTGTAGCGTTTGGTATGGAAGACGCAGTTGCCCCAGCTAAGATTCTTTCTGATTTTGCTAAAAAAGCAGAAGCGTTAGAACTTAAAGGTGGTATCTTAGAAGGTAAAGTACTTTCTAAAGAAGAAATTCAACAAATTGCGAAATTGCCAAACCGCGAAGGTCTACTTTCAATGCTATTATCAGTATTGCAAGCTCCTGTCCGCAACGTGGCATACGCTGTCAAAGCTGTTGCAGATGCAAAAGGCGAAGACGCAGCGTAATTTATTACCAATTTAATCATACAAAACAAACTATTTAAAAACGGAGGAATTTTATAATGGCTTTAAACATTGAACAAATCATTGCTGATTTAAAAGAATCAACAATTTTAGAATTAGCTGACTTAGTATCAGCAATCGAAGAAGAATTTGGCGTATCTGCTGCTGCTCCTGTAGCTGCTGCTGGTGCTGCTGCTGGTGAAGCTGCTGAAGAAAAAACTGAATTTGACGTAGAATTAACTTCTGCTGGTTCAGCTAAAATTAAAGTAATCAAAGCTGTACGTGAAGCTACTGGTTTAGGCTTGAAAGAAGCTAAAGCATTAGTAGACGGTGCTCCAGCGATCGTTAAAGAAGCATTACCTGCTGAAGAAGCAGAAGCTTTAAAAGCTGCTATCGAAGAAGCTGGCGGTACTGCAGAAGTAAAATAATCTTTAACAGATTATCTTATTATGTATATGAGGGGAGTTCGGAATTATCCGAGCTTCTTTTTTTTATCATTTTTATTAGGCCACATCCGTTTTTAATTATTGGATGTGGTCTTTTTCTGTTTTCAGGCTTTTGTTTAGGGAATTTTCAGGTACAAAGTTTGCTTTTTATTTTGACCGGTAAAATCTCTTTTGTATCAATTGTGTTCGGACGAATAGATATAGCCTATAAGAATCGTTTATTTAATGGGATTTTATCCCAAATACTTGTGTAAATAAGCTAATTGGCTAGTGTTTGCAGTGAGCAAGTGAATTGACCGTAAAGGTTGATATTGGTAGCCTAAAGCGAAGTGTAATTGCCTAATGAGGTCATTTAATGCGTGGGTTACGTTAAATAAACTTTTATATCAAATCCTAGGAGGCTCGGATAATGTCCTATTTATTCAACGGGACATTGTTGATGCAGCGTCTTGGCCGGGGGGAGTTGATCAGGTAGAAGCCGTTTTTGAACCGGTTAATATTTTAGTTAATAATGCTGGTATCAATTATTCTGATAGTATTGAAGACTTTCCGTTTGACGCCTATGAGTGTGTGATTGCGACCGCGACCAAGGAGAAAGTGTCTAATTTAGTCTTATTACTTGCTTCTGATGAACTTTCTTATATGACCGGATCAGAAAAACGGATTTACGGCGGTTTAAGCGCATGTTAGTTGAAATGAAAAATTGGAGGATATATATGATTATTGATTTTAAGATGAAGGCCCCTATTCCAAGTTGGGAACCTTTATTTGATGCTGGAAAGACCAGCGTGCTAGAGCTTTTCCCCTATTTGAAGAATGAACAACCAACAAAAGCGGTTACTTTTGCGGATGTTATCCAGGAAATGGATGACCGTGATATAGGCTATGGTGTGATTCTTGGCCGTGACAATGTACCTGGGTCAAGCAATGAAGAATTGTATCAATTCTTGCAGTCGCCAGAAGCTGAACGTTTTCGTGGTTTTATTGGTTTGGAAAATATGACGATAAATGAAGCGGTTGAAACCATTCACCGGTATGGTGCCACAGGTGCTTTCAGTGGGGTCACTGTGAATCCAGCGAAAATTTTACCGCTAACCAATATTGATGATCCGACGTTAGACCCTATTTTTGAAGCTTGTTTGGCATATGATTTACCTTTCTGTATTACCATGAGTTTATTGATTAGTTTGCTGAGTGATAAACCCGACTACGATTATATTCACCCTAAACGTTTAATCCCTATTGCCAAGAAGTATCCAGATTTAAAATTGATTGTGTCGCATGCGGCTTGGCCTTTTGTGGATGAGATGATCGCGGTAGCGATTCATTTTCCAAATATATTCTTGGTCCCAGATTTCTATAGTGGTTTCCCAAATGCTAAGGCTTATTTCGATGCGGCGAATTCAGGGCTTGAAGACCAGGTGATTTTTGGGTCATGTTATCCAAATGTGAATTACGATTATGCCTTAGGTTTTTATCAGGAATACCTGACAGATTCTGAAATTGCAGACAAGGTCTTCTATGCCAATGCCGCTAAACTGTTGGGGATAAGTGAATAAACTAATGGTAGCTGTTTTGACAGGATGATTTAAAAGGGCTTCAAGCTTGCATTTAAAATAAAAGGATGTAATAGAAGGGATATTTATGGATTTCGATTTTCAGTACATGTTAGAGGTTATACCAAACCTACTAGTTTATATACCAACCACCTTGTATATCACGGTGATTTCGATGATAGTTGCGATCATTATCGGTGGACTTTTCGCCATTATACTATTTAATAAGGTGCCGGTCTTATCACAGCTGGTGCAAGTCTTGTCTTCCTTTTTTAGAGGAACACCGGCCATTGTGCAGTTATTACTAGTTTATTTTGGATTGCCACAAATTATACCGGCTTTAACCAGCATGACAGCAACGCAGGCGTCGATTCTGGCCTTATCATTGAATACCGCTGCTTATTTAGCGGAAGTATTCAGGGCTGCCTTGGCATCTGTAGATGCTGGTCAGGTGGAAGCCGCCATGTCTGTTGGTTTGAATTACCGCCAGACATTAAAGGGGATTATTCTGCCTCAGGCCCTACGAAACGCCCTACCGGGTACGGGAAACACCTTCGTTTCACTGATGAAAAATTCCTCGCTGGCCTTTACCATTGGGGTAGTGGAAATTGTGGCTCAAGGAAAAATCTTAGCAGCTGCATCTCTTCGATTCTTTGAAGTATACTTTGCCATTGCTTTGATTTATTGGGGGCTAACAATTCTCTATACTTGGATTCAAGAGTGGTACGAAGATTATATCAATAGACCGTATATTAGATAGTGGGTGAGAGAATGAAATTAAAAGTAAAGCCGATAAAGGCTATAGTGGCGGCCCTGATACTCTTGGGGCTTGTTTTTTATGGTGTGTATATGCAGACCTCGACGAATCAAAGCGATAAAGAAGCATCTGGCGACCGTGTTATTACCATCGGTGGTACGCCGACTTCTTACCCCATGCTCTATATGGAAGGGGCTGAGGTGAAGGGGTCCTACGTTGATTTTGCCAATGCGATAGGCGAAAAGGTGGGCTATGAGATCGATTGGGAGCTTGGCGAGTGGTCAGGTATTTTGGCATCACTACAAGCTGGGCGGATTGATTCGGCAGCCAACTTTGCTGTGACACCTGAGCGGAAAGAGATGTATGATTTTACTGATACCGTTCTTTATTCTGGTGTTGGTATTGGTGTTGCAGAAGGGAATACCGATATTGAGATTTTTGATGATCTGAAGGGCAAGACAGTCAATTCCATTGTTGGGACCAACTATGGCAAGGTTGTCGAAGATATGGATACTGATAATGAAATCATGATTGAACCCTTGGAAGACATCAATGTGGCCTTTAATAATGTCTACCAAGGCAAAACGGACGCCGTTGTCTTTGGTTACGAAACTTTGAGTGCTTTAAACAAGGACCGCGATGCTAATATCGTCATTTTAGATGAGGTATTCGGGGTCAATGAAGTGGCCTTTCCTTTCGCTAAGACAGCGGAAAATGAAGAGTTGATTGCGGATTGGAACCAAGCCATTGAAGAGTTGCGTGCGGACGGGACTTTAGCCGAGATTTCAGAGAAGTGGTACGGTATGGACGTGACGACGTCGCCAGAAGCATCTGCAGATGTTGAATAATATATGAAAAAAATTTGAATTTACAAGACCACATCCGGTTTTAGGGTGTGGTCTTTTTGACTGCTTGAATAAGTTTGCCTGATTGTCTAGATGGACAGCTTGGCAGGGGGCGTTATTTTTCAAAAAATCCTAGTGAATTAGACTAGACTCTTATATGTTTTTAGGTTAAACTAAAAATATAATTAACAAAAGCTAAGGGCGAACCACTTGGTTACCCCTTGAATATAGAAAATAGGAGTAAAGAATTCAAATGAAGAAGATTTGGAAATTATTGAGTGTAATGGTTGTGGCCCTAGCCTTGGGTGCATGCGCGAGCGGCGGAGACTCAGCTAGTGGCGGTGGCGATGCTGCGGATGAAAAACCGGTTGTCACAGTATCCACCTCTTTTCTACGGGATATGGTAGAACAACTGGCGGGCGACCAAGTAACGGTTGAAACGATTATCCCAGCGGGCGAGGACCCTCATGGCTACTTAGCGCGTCCTGATGACTTAAAGAAAATCCAAGGGGCAGACTTGGTTTTATATCACGGGTTACACTTAGAGGCGCAAATGGTGGAAGCCTTGGAAGCGACAGGTGTGGCGGTGACGAAAGATTTCACTGACGAAGATTTAACGATGGTTGACCAAGACGGGGAAAGTGAAGTAGACCCGCATTTCTGGTTTGATATCACCCTTTACCAAAAAGCGGTGGCTACAGTAGCAGCTGAATTGGTGACTTTAACTGGTGACGAGTCGATCAACGATACGGCAACGGCTTATAAGGAAGAGTTGACTGAATTGGATACTTGGGCGCAAGCAGAAATCGACTCAATTCCTGAAGGTCAACGTTACTTGATTACACCACATGATGCCTTCAACTACTTCTCACAACGTTACGGGATTGAAGTAGTGGCACCACAAGGGATTTCAACACAAGCTGAAGCTTCTAACGCAGATATTTCAACTATTGCAAGCTTTATTGTAGAAAACGAAGTGCCAGCGATCTTTGCGGAATCAACAACTGACCCAGCGCGTATGCAACGTATCCAAGAGGCTGTAAATGCTGATGGTGGCGAAGTGACAGTTGTTTCTGGTGAAGGGCAGGAATTGTTCTCAGATTCACTTGCGAGTGAAGGACAAGAGGGCGATACCTATATCAATATGTTTAAACACAATGTGAACCTAATTGTGTCAAATCTTAAATAGATAAGGTTTAGTAAGATAAATTTTGATGATGTAATGAGAGGATGATAGACAAGATGCCAGCAATAATTAAAGTAGAAGACTTGGCCATGTCTTATGACGACCAACTCGTATTAGAGGATATAAATATTGGCATTAAAGCAAATTCGAAGACCGCGATTATCGGGCCGAATGGTGCCGGCAAGTCGACTTTGTTGAATTGTATGCTTGATTTTTTGAAGCCCTTGAAAGGTGATGTAACCTTCTACGGCAAGGCGTACAAGGACTATTACAAGAAAATCGCTTATGTACCCCAATCATCTTCGGTGAATTGGGACTTCCCAACAACGGTTTTAGATGTTGTTTTAATGGGACGGTATGTACATCAAGGCTTCTTCAAAAAGGTCAGCCAAGCGGACAAGAGCCGGGCGCTTGCGGCCTTAGCGAGCGTCAATATGACTGACTACGCTGACCGGCAAATCGCTCAACTTTCTGGTGGGCAACGGCAACGGGTTTTCTTAGCTCGTGCCATCTGCCAGGATGCGGACATTTACTTCTTGGATGAACCAATGAAGGGAATTGATATTAAGACGGAGAAACTTTTCGCAGAGATTATTAACCAATTTCAACGCGACGGGAAGACCATTATTATCGTTCACCACGACTTGGCCACAGTCCGTGAGTACTTTGACCATGTCATTTTATTGAATAAGACAGTCATTGGCCAAGGTTCAGTTGCGGAAACCTTTAATGAAGCGAATATTGCAGCGGCATATGATCAAAGGATTGGTGAGATCTATGGCCATATTTACTGATTTCTCTTTTCAAATCGTCTTACTGGGGACAGTCGTCCTAGCTATGGCATCAGGTGTCGTCGGGACAGTCACTGTCCTTAGAGGACAAAGTCTGATAGGGGACGCGATTGGTCACGCCACCTTTGCGGGTATCGTTATCGCCTTTATGCTTTT from Aerococcus urinaeequi includes:
- the rpmG gene encoding 50S ribosomal protein L33, with product MATKKVSLACSVCGSRNYTTNSNANNRTERLEVKKFCRHCNQHTIHKETK
- the secE gene encoding preprotein translocase subunit SecE, producing the protein MQFLKDVWHEMRLTTWPSGGELVRYTGIVLSTIIMVAIFLGIIDTLAQWAFAWFINL
- the nusG gene encoding transcription termination/antitermination protein NusG, whose product is MVEEIEIGKEWYVIHTYAGYENKVKQNLEMRITSMDMEEYIYRVIVPEEEHVEKTKSGKEKIVKIKNFPGYVLVEMIMSDEAWFVVRNTPGVTGFLGSHGQGSKPTPLLPDEVRNILSSLGEGGRNRNISFDIDEVVKVIDGAFDGMEGRVQEIDAEHGKLKLTVEMFGRETLAEVDYDQVDKF
- the phoU gene encoding phosphate signaling complex protein PhoU, encoding MMERPVRKFYDDQLKTLEGMHAKLGFGTAAMLERSFQALKTNDHNGAQTVIESDAEINKLEKEIEYYVMRIIARQQPIGTDLRMILSVFASSSDLERVADHAVSVAKGILRVENLAPFDPVMDDVFAVGELAKNMLGQAIDAFSQHNVERAKEIAAMDDEVDKAFRELVDQILVIMKNQPETVQTGSAINAILHDIERIGDYATNLCERVIYTEDADIVNLND
- the rplK gene encoding 50S ribosomal protein L11: MAKKVQQIVKLQIEAGKASPAPPVGPALGQAGVNIMGFTKEFNARTQDQMGMIIPVVITVFEDRSFTFITKTPPAAVLLKKAAGVAKGSGEPNKNKVATVTRDQVREIAETKMEDLNAADVEAAMRMVEGTARSMGFEVEG
- the rplA gene encoding 50S ribosomal protein L1, which gives rise to MAKQTKNQKAVFEKIEKNKKYALTEAIELLKEVDYAKFDGSVEVAYRLGIDTKKNDQQIRGAMVLPNGTGKDQTVLVFAKGEKAQEAKDAGADYVGDDEFIQKIQGGWFDFDVIVATPDMMGQIGRLGRVLGPKGLMPNPKTGTVTQDVTKAVQDIKAGQVAYRADSAGNLHLPVGKVSFTADALAENVKAVQEMVLRVKPASSKGTYIKNLAITSTMGPGIQVDVSSI
- the rplJ gene encoding 50S ribosomal protein L10 → MSEQAIAKKQQEVNEVVEKMNAANSLVVVDYLGLSVAEVTELRKQLREAGVEFKVIKNTIMRRALDSQELEYHEEVFQGPTAVAFGMEDAVAPAKILSDFAKKAEALELKGGILEGKVLSKEEIQQIAKLPNREGLLSMLLSVLQAPVRNVAYAVKAVADAKGEDAA
- the rplL gene encoding 50S ribosomal protein L7/L12, producing the protein MALNIEQIIADLKESTILELADLVSAIEEEFGVSAAAPVAAAGAAAGEAAEEKTEFDVELTSAGSAKIKVIKAVREATGLGLKEAKALVDGAPAIVKEALPAEEAEALKAAIEEAGGTAEVK
- a CDS encoding SDR family NAD(P)-dependent oxidoreductase, with translation MRSFNAWVTLNKLLYQILGGSDNVLFIQRDIVDAASWPGGVDQVEAVFEPVNILVNNAGINYSDSIEDFPFDAYECVIATATKEKVSNLVLLLASDELSYMTGSEKRIYGGLSAC
- a CDS encoding amidohydrolase family protein, yielding MIIDFKMKAPIPSWEPLFDAGKTSVLELFPYLKNEQPTKAVTFADVIQEMDDRDIGYGVILGRDNVPGSSNEELYQFLQSPEAERFRGFIGLENMTINEAVETIHRYGATGAFSGVTVNPAKILPLTNIDDPTLDPIFEACLAYDLPFCITMSLLISLLSDKPDYDYIHPKRLIPIAKKYPDLKLIVSHAAWPFVDEMIAVAIHFPNIFLVPDFYSGFPNAKAYFDAANSGLEDQVIFGSCYPNVNYDYALGFYQEYLTDSEIADKVFYANAAKLLGISE
- a CDS encoding amino acid ABC transporter permease encodes the protein MDFDFQYMLEVIPNLLVYIPTTLYITVISMIVAIIIGGLFAIILFNKVPVLSQLVQVLSSFFRGTPAIVQLLLVYFGLPQIIPALTSMTATQASILALSLNTAAYLAEVFRAALASVDAGQVEAAMSVGLNYRQTLKGIILPQALRNALPGTGNTFVSLMKNSSLAFTIGVVEIVAQGKILAAASLRFFEVYFAIALIYWGLTILYTWIQEWYEDYINRPYIR
- a CDS encoding transporter substrate-binding domain-containing protein; its protein translation is MKLKVKPIKAIVAALILLGLVFYGVYMQTSTNQSDKEASGDRVITIGGTPTSYPMLYMEGAEVKGSYVDFANAIGEKVGYEIDWELGEWSGILASLQAGRIDSAANFAVTPERKEMYDFTDTVLYSGVGIGVAEGNTDIEIFDDLKGKTVNSIVGTNYGKVVEDMDTDNEIMIEPLEDINVAFNNVYQGKTDAVVFGYETLSALNKDRDANIVILDEVFGVNEVAFPFAKTAENEELIADWNQAIEELRADGTLAEISEKWYGMDVTTSPEASADVE
- a CDS encoding metal ABC transporter solute-binding protein, Zn/Mn family — its product is MKKIWKLLSVMVVALALGACASGGDSASGGGDAADEKPVVTVSTSFLRDMVEQLAGDQVTVETIIPAGEDPHGYLARPDDLKKIQGADLVLYHGLHLEAQMVEALEATGVAVTKDFTDEDLTMVDQDGESEVDPHFWFDITLYQKAVATVAAELVTLTGDESINDTATAYKEELTELDTWAQAEIDSIPEGQRYLITPHDAFNYFSQRYGIEVVAPQGISTQAEASNADISTIASFIVENEVPAIFAESTTDPARMQRIQEAVNADGGEVTVVSGEGQELFSDSLASEGQEGDTYINMFKHNVNLIVSNLK
- a CDS encoding metal ABC transporter ATP-binding protein, which gives rise to MPAIIKVEDLAMSYDDQLVLEDINIGIKANSKTAIIGPNGAGKSTLLNCMLDFLKPLKGDVTFYGKAYKDYYKKIAYVPQSSSVNWDFPTTVLDVVLMGRYVHQGFFKKVSQADKSRALAALASVNMTDYADRQIAQLSGGQRQRVFLARAICQDADIYFLDEPMKGIDIKTEKLFAEIINQFQRDGKTIIIVHHDLATVREYFDHVILLNKTVIGQGSVAETFNEANIAAAYDQRIGEIYGHIY